A stretch of Fulvia fulva chromosome 4, complete sequence DNA encodes these proteins:
- a CDS encoding RING finger protein B has translation MASTTSTSNGRVSNTSNNTYVMSRSPVKNSRRRTGEPYLPKIITTVGQRPACLVNASVTYVGNDLIYAFGGFDQYTDEVYNHVLKLNLSARQWSLVDNYGDIPGVRMGHTSCLWQGDKLLVFGGENEHRKHLSDLVIFDIKTAHWTQPEISGPIPRGRARHSAVIHDDKLFICGGMSGCDNNVLDDICYLDLKTWTWSRTWRLVPRFDHSSWVWGGKIWISGGMGEEMERTSEIWWLDFRGTPAFEGGPTYGLIGSEDARPLGERYASYSYAAPSPPMGTGYAANTGSVQSNTATQIQRAPPVAPGAISSVKFISSPNLPMQNVGTHFHVFSSGCMLDFVTPATNMPLETSLSALDLDSLRWQKLADGKDLFSPTYRWHYCCLDADGTHAWLLGCPRELRAGGNGEAEEYLSDVLPIDLRKFGLLGNKMSQEARNEQRIPTSDSNPQSHLSAIGADLARTFNQPPESGSGTDFTITALKDDVYDMEPFSDDDPLSPGGSATGDGSNASQPIHVHRLILSARWPHFSRLYNAQMSEFHTRRMHIPEPYPAVKAFLYYLYTDSISSPPAESQELSGPTLEDVANMLVMSNIYDMPRLRHLCVNRLVRDLDVQHAALIFDRASTAQEDWLKRRAASFCMTHWGRIVRTDGFRRLKRSAMLELCEGVDAEGRVVGGDELEAVGGLGGARLGSGMGVLWGNGRKRNRLGSTSGTTVDGDGDDADADLDADDEGMELS, from the coding sequence ATGGCGTCTACTACCTCTACCTCGAACGGCCGTGTCTCGAACACTTCCAACAACACCTACGTAATGTCGCGATCCCCCGTCAAGAACAGCAGACGGCGCACTGGAGAGCCATACCTTCCTAAGATCATCACCACCGTCGGCCAACGACCTGCATGTCTCGTCAATGCCTCAGTCACATATGTCGGAAACGATCTGATCTACGCCTTTGGTGGTTTCGACCAGTACACTGACGAAGTCTACAACCACGTCCTCAAGCTTAACCTCTCGGCGCGACAATGGAGTCTTGTAGACAACTACGGCGACATCCCGGGCGTGCGGATGGGCCACACTTCGTGCTTATGGCAGGGCGACAAGCTGCTGGTGTTTGGAGGTGAGAACGAGCATCGCAAGCATCTATCCGATCTAGTCATCTTCGACATCAAGACCGCGCATTGGACACAACCAGAGATCAGCGGGCCTATTCCGCGTGGAAGAGCAAGGCACTCGGCGGTGATACACGATGACAAGCTGTTCATCTGCGGTGGTATGAGCGGATGTGATAACAATGTGCTGGACGACATCTGCTATCTTGATCTGAAGACCTGGACCTGGAGCCGGACATGGCGTTTGGTTCCACGCTTCGACCATTCCAGTTGGGTCTGGGGTGGAAAGATCTGGATCAGCGGTGGCATGGGCGAAGAGATGGAGCGCACGAGCGAGATCTGGTGGCTTGACTTCCGTGGGACACCTGCATTTGAAGGTGGTCCGACTTACGGCCTGATCGGCTCTGAGGACGCGAGACCACTTGGTGAGCGCTACGCCAGCTACTCCTACGCTGCGCCTTCGCCTCCAATGGGCACTGGCTACGCAGCGAACACAGGGAGCGTACAGTCCAACACCGCGACCCAAATTCAGCGAGCACCACCTGTCGCGCCCGGTGCTATCAGCAGCGTCAAGTTCATCTCCTCTCCGAATCTGCCCATGCAGAACGTTGGTACACATTTCCACGTTTTCAGCTCCGGCTGTATGCTCGACTTTGTCACCCCGGCAACTAACATGCCCCTTGAAACTTCGCTCTCTGCTCTGGATCTGGACTCACTTCGTTGGCAGAAGCTGGCTGATGGCAAGGATCTTTTCAGTCCAACATATCGGTGGCATTACTGCTGTCTTGATGCCGACGGCACTCATGCATGGCTTCTGGGCTGCCCTCGTGAGCTGAGGGCTGGGGGAAACGGCGAAGCAGAAGAGTACCTGTCTGACGTCCTGCCGATCGACTTGCGCAAGTTCGGTCTGCTCGGAAACAAGATGAGTCAGGAAGCACGTAACGAGCAGAGAATACCTACATCCGACTCGAATCCACAGTCACATCTCTCAGCTATAGGCGCAGATCTCGCACGCACATTCAATCAGCCTCCCGAGAGCGGATCTGGTACGGACTTCACGATTACTGCCCTCAAGGACGATGTGTACGACATGGAGCCCTTCTCGGACGACGATCCTCTATCCCCTGGCGGTAGCGCGACTGGAGACGGTAGCAACGCCTCCCAGCCAATTCACGTGCATCGCCTGATCCTGAGCGCGCGCTGGCCTCACTTCTCGCGGCTCTACAACGCACAGATGTCCGAGTTCCACACGCGTCGCATGCACATACCCGAACCATATCCTGCTGTGAAGGCATTCCTATACTATCTCTATACCGACTCGATCTCAAGTCCTCCAGCCGAAAGCCAAGAGCTGTCTGGACCAACTCTCGAAGACGTTGCAAACATGCTGGTCATGAGCAACATCTACGACATGCCTCGCCTGCGACATCTCTGCGTCAACCGCTTGGTACGAGATCTCGACGTTCAGCACGCAGCACTAATCTTTGACCGTGCAAGCACCGCACAAGAGGACTGGCTGAAGCGTAGGGCGGCGAGCTTCTGTATGACCCATTGGGGTCGCATCGTGCGAACCGATGGATTCCGGAGACTTAAGAGGTCTGCAATGCTCGAGCTTTGTGAAGGCGTTGATGCAGAGGGTCGAGTGGTAGGTGGTGACGAATTGGAAGCTGTTGGTGGGCTTGGTGGTGCGAGACTAGGCAGTGGTATGGGTGTGCTTTGGGGTAATGGCAGGAAACGTAATCGCCTAGGCAGCACGAGTGGGACTACTGTTGATGGTGACGGGGACGATGCGGACGCGGATCTTGATGCTGATGATGAGGGCATGGAGCTTTCGTAA